From the genome of Ptychodera flava strain L36383 chromosome 20, AS_Pfla_20210202, whole genome shotgun sequence, one region includes:
- the LOC139119963 gene encoding ras-related protein Rab-28-like has translation MSDSEDENPDRQFKIVIMGDGASGKTSIAMRYSQEQFGKQYKQTVGLDFFLRRLVLTGNTHVTLQVWDIGGQTLGGQMLDKYVYGAHGILLVYDITNYSSFENLEDWLAIVKKVFTDQEKMPHLALVANKMDLEHMRTVKQEKHMKFAQENGMSSHFVSAKSGDAVNLCFQKIAADICGIKLTKPEIEQTSRVVKADIVQYSNSEPSNRATPSHPRSSMCSIQ, from the exons ATGTCCGATTCAGAAGACGAAAATCCAGACCGCCAGTTCAAAATAGTCATCATGGGCGATGGTGCGTCGGGGAAG ACATCAATTGCAATGAGATATTCGCAGGAACAATTTGGAAAACAGTACAAACAAACAGTTGGTCTAGATTTCTTTCTTAGGAGGTTGGTTTTAACAG GGAATACACATGTCACATTACAAGTCTGGGATATTGGAGGGCAAACACTAGGAGGGCAAATgctagacaaatatgtatatggCGCACAC GGCATACTTTTAGTATATGACATTACAAAttatagtagttttgaaaatttagaagacTGGCTTGCCATTGTCAAGAAAGTTTTTACAGATCAAGAGAAAATGCCTCACTTGGCTCTGGTGGCAAATAAAA TGGACTTGGAGCATATGCGCACAGTCAAACAGGAGAAGCACATGAAGTTTGCCCAGGAGAACGGAATGTCTAGTCATTTTGTGTCAGCCAAATCAGGGGATGCT gtaaatttatgttttcaaaagaTAGCGGCAGATATCTGTGgcataaaattaacaaagcCGGAAATTGAACAGACATCG AGAGTAGTGAAGGCAGACATTGTTCAATATAGCAATTCAGAGCCGTCGAATCGAGCAACTCCATCGCATCCCAGAAGTTCAATGTGCAGTATACAATAA